One Prevotella melaninogenica DNA window includes the following coding sequences:
- a CDS encoding ComEC/Rec2 family competence protein codes for MNKKMDLLMYPSVKLLLPLVLGIAVGDALEEDISSMFWWFMAISMIVITFVVWRKKYLQSLFLLFTVFLVGGTFVSVSRKAAKIQLPNKQITFKAVLLSNPVVHGKVIQTDLMVMTVGEPMKVKASILRDTITNRYRTLHLGDGIEAAAYLEEPMNFSDATFDYARWLKLHGYSAETFIFYNQWQKTKVSLRQMSFLQRTSLSAALHREKLMRVLESNLDSTHLAVVSAMILGDKQLISRNIKEDYSITGASHVLALSGLHLTILYGLLLFILSWCERVVPRVFKRGVSELLILFILWSYVVLVGMSLSVVRSAVMLTIYSFVTLLNRERLSVNTLALTAIIMLISNPNSLFDIGFQLSFISVWSILLFYPLIYELIPLQQKKSLFVIRWLWGMIAVSLAAQLGTTPLIAFYFGRISTIFVVSSLIAVPCTMLIVSASFCLLLLSPLPSLSSFIGKCICVITEGLNTSLHWLAGLPCACIEDVHVTIFQLFIYYFMLIAIWILWSFLAGKIEFK; via the coding sequence GTGAATAAGAAAATGGACTTACTGATGTATCCCTCAGTAAAGTTACTCTTACCTTTGGTGTTGGGTATTGCTGTTGGTGATGCTTTAGAAGAAGATATATCCTCTATGTTTTGGTGGTTTATGGCGATCAGTATGATTGTCATTACCTTTGTGGTGTGGAGGAAGAAGTATCTTCAAAGTTTGTTTTTACTCTTTACGGTCTTTCTTGTTGGTGGAACTTTTGTTTCAGTGAGCCGGAAAGCTGCAAAGATACAGCTTCCCAATAAGCAAATAACCTTTAAGGCAGTTCTTCTTAGTAACCCTGTCGTTCATGGTAAAGTCATACAAACAGACTTAATGGTTATGACTGTAGGCGAACCGATGAAGGTTAAGGCTTCAATACTTCGTGATACGATAACAAATCGTTATCGAACACTACACCTTGGAGACGGAATAGAAGCTGCAGCTTACCTTGAAGAACCTATGAACTTTTCGGATGCTACCTTTGATTATGCCCGTTGGTTGAAGTTACATGGCTATTCTGCAGAAACCTTTATCTTTTATAATCAATGGCAGAAAACCAAAGTGAGTCTTCGTCAAATGAGTTTTCTTCAACGTACATCCTTGTCTGCTGCGCTCCATAGAGAGAAGTTAATGAGAGTATTAGAAAGTAATCTTGATAGCACTCATTTAGCTGTTGTGTCTGCAATGATACTTGGAGATAAACAATTGATTAGTAGAAATATAAAGGAAGATTACTCCATAACAGGTGCAAGTCATGTCTTAGCTTTGTCAGGTTTACATCTAACTATCTTGTATGGTTTGCTTTTGTTTATTCTGAGTTGGTGTGAGCGTGTTGTGCCAAGGGTCTTCAAAAGGGGAGTCAGTGAATTACTTATTCTGTTTATTTTATGGAGTTATGTTGTCTTGGTAGGGATGTCTTTGTCTGTTGTTCGTTCTGCTGTTATGCTGACTATCTACTCTTTTGTAACTCTTTTGAATAGGGAACGGTTGTCAGTTAATACTTTGGCACTAACCGCTATCATTATGCTTATTAGCAATCCTAATAGTCTTTTCGATATAGGTTTTCAACTATCCTTTATCTCTGTATGGTCAATTCTATTGTTCTATCCACTCATCTATGAGTTAATCCCTTTACAGCAGAAGAAGAGTTTATTTGTTATTAGGTGGTTGTGGGGGATGATTGCTGTGTCATTGGCTGCACAATTGGGGACGACACCTTTGATAGCTTTCTATTTCGGAAGGATTTCCACAATCTTTGTTGTTAGTAGTCTTATAGCTGTACCATGCACAATGCTAATCGTATCCGCGTCATTCTGTTTGTTACTTCTTAGTCCATTGCCTTCTTTATCATCGTTTATTGGGAAGTGCATCTGTGTTATTACAGAAGGATTGAATACCTCACTTCATTGGCTTGCGGGCCTACCTTGTGCATGCATAGAGGATGTTCATGTAACCATTTTCCAGCTCTTTATATACTATTTCATGCTGATAGCTATTTGGATTTTATGGAGTTTTTTAGCAGGGAAGATAGAGTTTAAGTAA
- the pheT gene encoding phenylalanine--tRNA ligase subunit beta — MKISYKWLKEYVDFNLSPEEIAVALTSIGLEVGSLDEVETIRGGLKGLYVGKVLTCEAHPNSDHLHVTTVDLGKGEPQQIVCGAPNVAAGQKVIVADLGCVLYDGDNEFTIKRSKLRGVESLGMICAEDEIGVGTGHDGIIVLPEDAPVGQPASEYYQLDSDWLIEIDITANRADALSHYGVARDLYAWLTQNGYETSLHRPSCDAFKVDNHDLPIDVTIENTDACRRYACLSITDCEVKESPQWLKDKLNIIGLRPINNIVDITNYIMMAYGQPMHCFDADMVKGHHIIVKDKNEGKKFVTLDGEEHTLGEHDLAICNEEDPMCIAGVFGGKGSGTYETTRNVVLESAYFHPTWIRKSARRHGLSTDASFRFERGIDPNGVIYALKQAAILCKELAGGKVSMEIRDEYPTKMEGFPVRLNYEYCDRLIGKKLGNETIKRIAESLEMKVEKEDAEGLNLLVPPYRVDVQRPCDVVEDILRIYGYNNVEIPTELKSSLTIAEEADKNYHRENIIGEQLVGAGFSEIMNNSLTKSSYYEETGLNAYPWEETVKVMNPLSADLGVMRQTLLFGGLESIVRNVNRKAQNLRFFEVGNVYKFNKEKWSEESPVKAYSQDYHMALWVTGKRVQGSWAHPDEESTFYELKAYVENILRRIGIAQGLLVIEKSDNNVFDKAIALKTRAGKILVEMGILSHKLLKSFNIDQKVYYAELDWAGLMKAIRKNKLQFQEISKYPAVSRDLALLVDNNVEFAQIEEIARQADKKLLKRVELFDVYQGKNLPEGKKSYAVNFILQDESKTLNDKAIDAIMQKLIKNLTNKLGAELR; from the coding sequence ATGAAGATTTCATACAAATGGCTAAAGGAATACGTTGATTTCAATCTTAGTCCAGAAGAGATTGCAGTTGCGCTCACTTCCATAGGTTTGGAGGTAGGCTCACTGGACGAAGTTGAAACGATACGTGGTGGATTAAAGGGTTTATATGTTGGTAAGGTGCTTACTTGCGAGGCACATCCAAACTCTGATCACCTTCACGTAACAACCGTTGACCTTGGCAAGGGAGAACCACAGCAGATTGTATGTGGCGCACCGAATGTTGCAGCAGGACAGAAGGTAATCGTTGCTGATTTAGGTTGTGTACTCTATGATGGCGACAATGAGTTTACTATCAAGAGAAGCAAGCTGCGTGGTGTAGAAAGTCTTGGTATGATTTGTGCCGAGGATGAGATTGGTGTTGGCACTGGTCATGATGGTATCATTGTGTTGCCAGAGGATGCACCAGTCGGTCAGCCTGCATCAGAGTATTACCAATTAGATAGTGACTGGTTGATTGAAATAGATATCACTGCTAACCGTGCAGATGCGTTAAGCCATTATGGTGTAGCTCGCGACCTCTATGCATGGTTGACACAGAATGGTTATGAAACTTCATTGCATCGTCCATCTTGTGATGCATTTAAGGTTGACAATCATGACCTTCCTATTGATGTGACCATCGAGAATACAGATGCTTGCCGTCGTTATGCTTGTTTGAGCATTACTGATTGTGAGGTAAAGGAAAGTCCACAATGGTTGAAGGATAAACTGAATATTATCGGTTTACGACCAATTAACAATATCGTTGATATTACCAATTATATCATGATGGCTTACGGCCAGCCTATGCACTGTTTTGATGCAGACATGGTTAAAGGGCACCACATCATCGTTAAAGATAAGAATGAGGGTAAGAAGTTCGTTACTTTGGATGGTGAAGAGCATACACTTGGTGAGCACGATCTTGCAATCTGCAATGAGGAAGACCCTATGTGTATAGCAGGTGTCTTTGGTGGAAAGGGTAGTGGTACTTACGAAACAACAAGAAATGTAGTCTTGGAGAGTGCTTACTTCCATCCAACATGGATTCGTAAGAGTGCTCGTCGTCATGGTCTTTCAACTGATGCCAGCTTCCGTTTTGAGCGTGGTATTGATCCAAATGGTGTCATCTATGCGCTAAAGCAGGCTGCAATCCTTTGTAAGGAACTTGCAGGTGGTAAGGTAAGTATGGAGATTCGTGATGAGTATCCAACTAAGATGGAAGGCTTCCCAGTTCGTTTGAACTATGAGTATTGCGACCGTCTTATCGGTAAGAAACTCGGTAATGAAACGATTAAGCGTATTGCTGAAAGTCTTGAAATGAAGGTAGAGAAGGAAGATGCAGAGGGACTCAATCTCCTCGTTCCTCCTTATCGTGTTGATGTACAGCGTCCTTGTGATGTTGTTGAAGACATCCTTCGTATCTATGGATATAATAATGTAGAGATTCCTACAGAGTTGAAGTCTTCATTGACAATCGCAGAAGAGGCTGACAAGAACTATCATCGTGAGAATATCATCGGTGAGCAGTTAGTAGGTGCTGGCTTCTCAGAGATTATGAATAACTCGCTCACAAAGAGTTCTTACTATGAGGAGACAGGCCTTAATGCTTATCCTTGGGAGGAGACTGTGAAGGTGATGAATCCACTTTCAGCAGACTTGGGTGTGATGCGGCAGACCCTTCTCTTTGGTGGTTTGGAGAGTATTGTACGTAATGTAAACCGTAAGGCACAGAACCTTCGCTTCTTTGAAGTAGGTAATGTCTACAAGTTCAATAAGGAAAAGTGGTCAGAGGAAAGTCCTGTTAAGGCTTATAGTCAGGATTATCACATGGCATTGTGGGTGACAGGTAAGCGCGTACAAGGTTCATGGGCACATCCTGATGAGGAAAGTACATTCTATGAACTAAAGGCATACGTAGAGAATATTCTTCGTCGTATCGGCATTGCACAGGGCTTGCTCGTTATCGAAAAGTCTGATAACAACGTCTTTGATAAGGCGATAGCACTGAAGACACGTGCAGGTAAGATACTCGTTGAGATGGGTATTCTTAGCCACAAGCTTTTGAAGAGTTTCAATATTGATCAGAAGGTTTATTATGCAGAGTTGGATTGGGCTGGATTGATGAAGGCCATCCGCAAGAATAAACTTCAGTTTCAGGAGATATCTAAGTATCCTGCTGTAAGCCGTGACCTTGCCTTGTTGGTTGACAACAATGTTGAGTTTGCACAGATTGAAGAGATCGCTCGTCAGGCAGATAAGAAACTCTTGAAGCGTGTCGAACTCTTCGATGTTTATCAGGGTAAGAACCTTCCTGAGGGTAAGAAGAGTTATGCTGTAAACTTCATTCTTCAGGATGAAAGCAAGACGCTCAACGACAAGGCAATTGATGCCATCATGCAGAAATTAATTAAGAATTTAACAAATAAACTCGGAGCAGAACTCCGTTAA
- the ypfJ gene encoding KPN_02809 family neutral zinc metallopeptidase, protein MRLTGRRESNNVEDRRGMGTGAKAGIGGIGGIIVIALITFLSDGNMGDVVNNIVQQQIQGQTEIQTGGEQHQFTEEEEKLADFSKQILAGTEDVWTEQFQLHGMRYQYPTLVLFTGAVQTACGNGSAAMGPFYCSADQRLYLDLSFFSGMRKDLGIQAKGDLDFAYAYVIAHEVGHHVEYLRGILGKCHAKMAHVSKEEANKLSVKLELLADYYAGCWAHYDNEKYQSLTDGDIEEAIDCAEKIGDNYLQKKARGYALPETFTHGTSEQRMYWLKKGIETGDWNTTTFAPGDLD, encoded by the coding sequence ATGAGACTTACAGGACGCAGAGAAAGTAATAATGTAGAAGACCGTCGTGGCATGGGTACGGGCGCTAAAGCTGGTATTGGTGGCATCGGAGGTATCATTGTCATTGCGCTTATCACCTTTTTAAGCGATGGAAACATGGGAGACGTGGTCAACAACATCGTTCAACAGCAGATACAAGGACAAACTGAGATACAAACTGGTGGAGAACAACATCAGTTTACAGAAGAAGAAGAGAAGCTTGCTGACTTCTCAAAACAGATTCTTGCAGGTACAGAAGACGTATGGACGGAGCAGTTTCAGTTACACGGCATGAGATACCAATACCCTACGCTTGTTCTTTTCACAGGTGCAGTACAAACTGCTTGTGGTAATGGCTCTGCCGCTATGGGTCCATTCTACTGCTCTGCTGACCAACGCCTTTACCTCGACTTGAGTTTCTTTAGCGGTATGCGTAAGGACTTAGGAATACAAGCAAAGGGCGACCTTGACTTTGCTTATGCCTACGTGATTGCGCATGAAGTGGGTCATCATGTGGAATATCTCCGTGGAATCCTTGGCAAATGTCATGCAAAGATGGCACATGTTAGTAAGGAAGAAGCGAACAAACTGAGCGTGAAATTAGAGCTTCTTGCCGATTATTATGCTGGTTGTTGGGCACATTATGACAATGAAAAATATCAAAGTCTTACTGATGGTGATATCGAAGAGGCGATTGATTGTGCGGAGAAAATCGGCGATAACTATCTTCAGAAGAAAGCTCGTGGCTATGCACTCCCTGAGACTTTCACCCATGGAACTTCCGAACAGCGTATGTACTGGTTAAAGAAAGGTATCGAAACTGGTGATTGGAATACAACAACCTTTGCACCAGGGGATTTAGACTAA
- the truA gene encoding tRNA pseudouridine(38-40) synthase TruA: MQRYLITLSYDGTAYHGWQIQPNGISVQEVLEHALSTILRESIAITGAGRTDAGVHGRMMVAHFDTELSFDSAQLVYKVNRLLPRDVSVSRIEPVSEELHARFSATSRTYHYYVHTGKQPFSRQYSCELRYALDFDKMNEAAAYLIGEKDFKCFCKAGADVKTTICNLTEARWIPVNDEFALTTDDTVKNWCFVITANRFLRNMVRAVVGTLVEVGRGRLSLDDFKKIVDGGTRSDAGESMPGNALFLWEVKY, translated from the coding sequence ATGCAACGATATTTAATCACCCTTTCATACGATGGAACAGCCTATCATGGCTGGCAGATTCAACCCAATGGGATTTCTGTACAAGAAGTATTGGAACACGCTTTGTCTACAATACTAAGAGAATCGATTGCTATTACAGGTGCAGGACGTACCGATGCTGGTGTACATGGCAGAATGATGGTTGCACACTTTGACACGGAATTGTCGTTTGACAGTGCACAATTAGTGTATAAAGTAAATCGTTTGTTACCACGTGATGTCTCTGTAAGTAGGATTGAACCTGTTAGTGAAGAACTTCACGCACGTTTCTCAGCGACCTCACGTACTTATCATTATTATGTCCATACGGGCAAACAACCCTTCTCACGACAGTATTCGTGTGAGCTTCGTTATGCCTTAGACTTTGATAAGATGAATGAAGCTGCAGCCTATCTAATAGGCGAGAAGGACTTTAAATGTTTCTGTAAAGCGGGTGCAGATGTAAAGACTACTATCTGTAATCTGACAGAGGCACGATGGATTCCAGTCAATGATGAGTTTGCTTTGACTACAGATGATACTGTTAAGAATTGGTGTTTTGTGATAACTGCTAACCGATTCTTACGCAATATGGTGCGTGCTGTTGTTGGAACTTTAGTAGAAGTGGGACGAGGACGTCTTTCATTAGATGATTTTAAGAAGATTGTAGACGGTGGAACAAGAAGCGATGCTGGTGAGAGTATGCCTGGCAACGCCCTCTTCCTTTGGGAAGTAAAGTATTAG
- a CDS encoding AMP-binding protein codes for MDSIKSFNACIEKSIKDNWDKDALTDYLGATLQYHDVARKIEKLHILFENSGLKKGDKVALCGRNSSSWAVAFFATLSYGAVAVPVQHEFKPEQIYNIVNHSESKLLFVGDVVATTIDGEQMPQLEGIIYLPDFSLILSRSESLTNARENLNALFGKKYPKFFRAEDVNYFKDEADDLALINYTSGTTGFSKGVMLSYRSVRSNLAWATADLKPHIKPGSKVLCMLPMAHMYGMICEFICQFSFGSHLYFLTRLPSPSLIAQACTDIRPAIIIAVPMVVEKIIRKNVFPKVQSTATRMLLKMPVVSKKVKERISAIVMEAFGGNAYELVTGGAALNKEIEDFLVSINFPVTSGYGATECGPMVTYSDYKDFVPGSCGTPVLNMEVKIVSPDPANVPGEVITRGENVMLGYYKNEEATKEVLDKDGWYHTGDLGTMSADGHLFIRGRIKNMLLGSNGQNVYPEEIEDKLNSMSMVSECIVVQRGDKIVGLVYPDFDEAKEMGFSQSDLQEIMEQNRLELNNMLPSFCHLSAIELRDEEFAKTPKKSIKRYLYQEK; via the coding sequence ATGGATTCTATTAAAAGTTTCAACGCGTGTATAGAAAAGAGTATCAAGGATAACTGGGATAAAGATGCTCTGACGGATTATCTTGGCGCTACACTTCAATACCATGATGTAGCTCGCAAAATAGAGAAATTACATATTCTTTTTGAGAATAGTGGTTTGAAGAAAGGTGATAAGGTTGCTCTTTGTGGAAGAAACTCTTCGTCATGGGCAGTTGCATTCTTTGCAACGCTTTCTTATGGAGCTGTAGCAGTACCTGTTCAGCATGAGTTCAAGCCAGAGCAGATTTACAATATTGTTAATCACTCTGAATCAAAACTCCTCTTTGTAGGTGATGTTGTGGCAACAACTATTGATGGAGAACAGATGCCTCAGTTGGAAGGTATAATATATTTACCAGACTTCTCATTGATTCTTTCTCGTTCAGAATCATTGACAAATGCTCGTGAAAACTTGAATGCACTCTTTGGAAAGAAGTATCCAAAGTTCTTCCGTGCGGAGGATGTAAATTATTTCAAAGACGAGGCTGACGACCTTGCACTGATTAATTATACCAGCGGAACAACTGGTTTTTCAAAGGGTGTGATGCTCAGTTATCGTTCTGTGCGTAGTAATCTTGCTTGGGCAACAGCCGATTTGAAACCACATATTAAGCCTGGTAGTAAAGTTCTTTGTATGCTTCCAATGGCTCACATGTATGGAATGATTTGTGAGTTTATCTGCCAGTTTAGCTTTGGTAGTCATCTATATTTCCTTACACGACTGCCGAGTCCTTCTTTGATTGCTCAGGCTTGTACAGATATTCGTCCTGCTATTATTATTGCAGTACCAATGGTTGTTGAGAAGATTATTCGTAAGAATGTCTTTCCAAAGGTACAAAGTACAGCAACTCGTATGCTGCTGAAGATGCCTGTTGTTAGCAAGAAGGTGAAGGAAAGAATCAGTGCGATTGTTATGGAAGCCTTTGGTGGCAATGCGTATGAACTTGTTACCGGCGGAGCTGCTCTTAACAAGGAGATTGAAGACTTCTTGGTAAGTATTAATTTCCCTGTGACCAGTGGTTATGGAGCAACGGAATGTGGTCCGATGGTAACTTATAGTGATTACAAAGACTTTGTTCCAGGCTCTTGTGGTACACCTGTCTTGAATATGGAGGTAAAGATTGTCAGTCCTGATCCTGCAAATGTTCCTGGTGAGGTTATTACCAGAGGAGAGAACGTGATGCTTGGTTATTATAAGAATGAGGAGGCTACTAAAGAAGTTCTTGATAAGGACGGTTGGTATCATACGGGTGATCTTGGAACGATGAGTGCTGATGGTCATCTCTTTATTCGCGGACGTATAAAGAATATGCTTTTAGGCTCTAACGGTCAGAATGTCTATCCAGAAGAGATTGAAGACAAGCTAAACTCTATGTCTATGGTGAGTGAGTGTATTGTTGTTCAGCGTGGTGACAAGATTGTTGGCTTGGTCTATCCTGATTTTGATGAGGCAAAAGAGATGGGCTTCTCACAATCAGATTTGCAAGAAATTATGGAGCAGAACCGTCTGGAACTGAACAATATGTTGCCATCTTTCTGCCACCTCTCGGCAATAGAGTTGCGTGATGAGGAGTTTGCCAAGACTCCGAAGAAGAGTATTAAGCGTTATCTCTATCAGGAAAAATAA
- a CDS encoding EFR1 family ferrodoxin (N-terminal region resembles flavodoxins. C-terminal ferrodoxin region binds two 4Fe-4S clusters.) — protein MIFYFSGTGNSKWAAKTLALETDDTLVSIPEVIKSDCSFTLKKDEHVGFIFPIHGWRVPSIVKDFITKLSIKTDGEDTSLIKHYCFCLVTAGDSIGKAMERFQQQLKSVTVSDALSLKAVCSLIMPESYVGLPGMDVDTKEKELEKKELASEQIKEFSKILKQRPHTDSNQIWGWNQLIRGPIPSFFSGPVGGFFERFLITDKPFHVDSRRCVKCGICANVCPVDDIKGGLGYEPEWLHNGKCLTCFSCYHHCPHHAIEFGKRTQKKGQYFYNKLSKLN, from the coding sequence ATGATATTCTACTTTTCTGGTACAGGTAATAGCAAATGGGCTGCAAAGACATTAGCTTTAGAAACTGACGATACACTCGTTTCAATCCCAGAAGTAATCAAAAGCGATTGTTCTTTTACATTAAAAAAGGATGAACACGTAGGTTTTATCTTTCCGATACATGGATGGAGAGTTCCAAGCATTGTAAAAGACTTTATAACTAAATTATCAATAAAGACTGATGGAGAAGACACCTCCCTCATAAAGCATTATTGTTTCTGTTTAGTTACAGCTGGAGATTCTATTGGCAAAGCTATGGAACGCTTTCAACAGCAACTAAAGAGCGTTACTGTAAGTGACGCACTGTCACTTAAGGCGGTATGTTCTTTAATTATGCCAGAGTCATATGTTGGCTTGCCAGGTATGGATGTAGATACGAAAGAGAAAGAATTAGAAAAGAAGGAACTTGCTTCAGAGCAGATAAAAGAATTCTCTAAGATTCTTAAACAGCGTCCTCATACGGATAGCAATCAGATTTGGGGCTGGAACCAATTAATAAGAGGTCCTATTCCTTCTTTCTTCTCTGGTCCTGTAGGAGGCTTCTTTGAACGCTTCCTCATCACTGATAAGCCCTTTCATGTAGACAGTCGTCGATGTGTGAAGTGTGGTATTTGTGCTAACGTTTGCCCCGTTGATGACATCAAAGGTGGCTTAGGATATGAACCAGAATGGCTACACAATGGCAAATGCCTTACCTGTTTCTCGTGTTATCACCACTGTCCACACCATGCTATTGAATTTGGTAAACGTACACAGAAGAAGGGACAATATTTCTATAATAAATTAAGTAAACTAAATTAA
- a CDS encoding M6 family metalloprotease domain-containing protein, whose amino-acid sequence MIKQLKQLSLIVCLMLCSLTTWAAKAESIPVQVRQADGSVITVILRGDEHINWYTTLDGVLLVQGADNNYYIGKVEKSGNLIATQQLAHEALTRSQAERNLIAKQDKDKFFAYVNKVAEESENAYDKTPLTRGPIIDTEWGGIPYFPHTGSPKALVILAEFQDTTFTIQDTKNVFTNYLMNEGHFTDTRYNQDKNYKGVRGYFKDCSYGKFTPTFDVVGPVKLPKPQAIYGAGQNDRVDLLIADACSAVDGTVNFADYDANGDGLVDLVYVIYAGHSANITGNKITDIWPKSGTVNISNTFDGKSIRRFGVSNELAGLENKAKDKETINGIGLFCHEFSHTLGLPDIYAYHTDAENQDDQGMEYWDIMDGGTGIRGGRIPASYLAWEREVMGWMNIDELKNDSTINNLKTIDNGGKAYKIVNSKNKNEYIVLQSIQKGAWNQGWGNGTYGKGLLVYRISYQSDKVNIFDYPNNIKGKPRVIPIPADGKILAAANAGGLLSTYVQQLNGDPYPYNGKNRIDNFKMYDGSILNKSIFDIVENDAARYVSFKFKNNETNGIQAPSIFERSTSDNRIYSLDGRYVGTDASILPHGIYIQNNKKFVK is encoded by the coding sequence ATGATTAAACAATTAAAACAACTATCTCTTATTGTATGTCTAATGCTTTGTTCCCTTACCACTTGGGCGGCAAAGGCAGAATCAATCCCTGTACAAGTAAGACAGGCTGATGGTTCTGTTATTACTGTCATCTTGCGTGGTGACGAACATATCAACTGGTACACAACGCTTGATGGCGTATTGCTTGTACAAGGTGCGGATAACAACTACTATATCGGTAAAGTAGAGAAAAGTGGCAACCTTATTGCTACCCAACAGCTTGCACACGAAGCATTAACTCGCTCACAAGCAGAGCGTAACTTGATTGCTAAGCAAGACAAGGATAAGTTCTTTGCTTACGTTAATAAGGTTGCTGAAGAATCTGAAAACGCATACGATAAAACTCCTCTTACACGAGGCCCTATCATAGATACAGAATGGGGAGGCATACCTTATTTCCCTCATACAGGTAGCCCAAAGGCACTTGTCATACTTGCTGAGTTTCAAGATACAACTTTCACGATCCAAGACACTAAGAATGTGTTCACAAACTATTTAATGAATGAAGGGCATTTCACAGATACTCGCTACAATCAAGATAAAAACTACAAAGGTGTGCGTGGCTATTTCAAGGATTGCAGTTATGGGAAGTTCACACCTACCTTTGATGTTGTAGGACCTGTAAAATTGCCTAAGCCACAGGCTATCTATGGCGCTGGCCAAAATGACAGGGTAGACTTATTGATTGCTGATGCCTGTAGTGCAGTTGATGGAACGGTAAATTTTGCGGATTATGATGCTAATGGTGATGGTCTAGTTGATCTCGTTTATGTTATTTATGCAGGACATTCTGCCAATATTACTGGAAATAAAATAACTGATATATGGCCTAAATCTGGAACTGTTAATATCTCAAACACTTTTGATGGAAAAAGCATCCGACGCTTTGGTGTAAGCAATGAGTTGGCAGGTTTAGAAAATAAGGCAAAAGACAAGGAAACGATTAACGGTATTGGCTTGTTCTGTCATGAGTTCTCACACACACTCGGACTTCCTGACATATACGCTTATCATACTGATGCAGAAAATCAGGATGATCAAGGTATGGAATATTGGGACATTATGGATGGCGGAACGGGAATCCGTGGTGGACGTATACCAGCTTCTTATCTTGCTTGGGAACGTGAAGTAATGGGCTGGATGAATATTGATGAACTCAAAAATGATAGCACGATTAACAACCTAAAGACTATCGACAATGGCGGGAAAGCATATAAGATTGTCAATAGCAAAAATAAAAATGAGTACATTGTATTACAAAGTATTCAAAAAGGTGCTTGGAACCAAGGCTGGGGAAATGGTACTTATGGAAAAGGCCTACTTGTCTATCGTATATCATATCAATCTGACAAAGTAAATATCTTCGATTATCCTAATAATATAAAAGGTAAACCACGTGTGATCCCAATCCCAGCTGATGGTAAAATATTAGCAGCAGCTAATGCTGGAGGCTTATTAAGTACATACGTACAACAGCTCAATGGCGATCCCTATCCTTACAATGGAAAGAACAGAATTGATAACTTTAAGATGTATGATGGCAGCATACTAAATAAGTCAATATTTGACATCGTAGAGAATGATGCTGCACGATATGTTAGTTTCAAGTTTAAGAACAATGAAACCAACGGTATTCAGGCACCTTCAATCTTTGAAAGGAGTACATCTGACAACCGTATCTATAGCCTTGACGGCAGATATGTAGGTACTGATGCGTCTATCCTTCCTCATGGAATCTACATTCAGAACAACAAGAAGTTTGTAAAATAG
- a CDS encoding YebC/PmpR family DNA-binding transcriptional regulator, which produces MGRAFEYRKASKLKRWGHMARTFTKLGKEIAIAVKAGGPEPENNPRLRAIIATCKRENMPKDNIQRAIKNAMGKDTSDYKEVTYEGYGPHGIAVFVETLTDNTTRTVGDVRSIFNKFNGNLGTQGSLSFLFDHKAVFTFKKKDGLDMEELILDLIDYGVEDEFDEDEEENEITIYGEPTSFGEIQKHLEDNGFEITSAEFTRIPNDLKDVTPEERETIDKMVERLEDFDDVQNVYTNMKPAED; this is translated from the coding sequence ATGGGTAGAGCATTTGAATATCGCAAAGCAAGTAAGCTCAAGAGATGGGGTCATATGGCCCGTACGTTCACAAAGTTAGGTAAAGAAATCGCTATTGCTGTTAAGGCAGGTGGTCCTGAGCCTGAGAACAACCCACGCCTTCGTGCGATTATAGCAACATGTAAGCGTGAGAACATGCCGAAGGACAATATCCAGCGCGCTATTAAGAACGCAATGGGTAAAGACACCAGCGACTACAAGGAGGTAACATACGAGGGGTATGGTCCTCACGGAATTGCTGTGTTCGTTGAGACATTGACCGACAATACCACACGTACTGTAGGTGATGTTCGTTCAATCTTCAACAAGTTCAATGGTAATCTTGGTACACAGGGTTCTCTCAGCTTCCTTTTTGACCATAAGGCAGTCTTCACTTTTAAGAAGAAGGACGGCTTGGATATGGAAGAGTTGATTCTCGACTTGATTGACTATGGTGTTGAGGACGAATTCGATGAGGATGAGGAAGAGAACGAAATCACAATCTATGGTGAGCCAACAAGCTTTGGTGAGATTCAGAAACACTTAGAGGACAATGGCTTCGAGATTACTTCTGCTGAGTTCACTCGTATTCCTAACGACTTGAAGGACGTAACACCTGAAGAGCGTGAGACTATCGATAAGATGGTTGAGCGTTTGGAAGACTTCGACGACGTGCAGAATGTTTATACTAACATGAAGCCAGCAGAGGACTAA